Proteins encoded together in one Festucalex cinctus isolate MCC-2025b chromosome 8, RoL_Fcin_1.0, whole genome shotgun sequence window:
- the dhrs3b gene encoding short-chain dehydrogenase/reductase 3b isoform X2 produces MCDSARRKQLADEVVLITGGGRGIGRHLAKEFAKQGARKVILWGRTEKSLKETAAEISLAGTECHYFLCDVANREEVYKQAKVVREKVGDVTILVNNAAVVHGKSLMDSDDDALLKSQHINTLGQFWTTKAFLPRMLELQHGHVVCINSILSQSPIPGAIDYCTSKASSLAFMESLTLGLLDCPGVGCTTVLPFHTNTEMFQGMRVRFPQLFPPLKPEVVAQKTVDAVRADVAFLYLPWTMHALVVLKSFMPQVALEEIHKFTGSYTCMNTFKGRT; encoded by the exons ATGTGCGACAGCGCCag GCGGAAGCAGCTGGCCGACGAGGTGGTGTTGATCACGGGAGGGGGACGCGGCATCGGACGCCACCTGGCCAAGGAGTTCGCCAAGCAGGGCGCCAGGAAG GTGATCCTGTGGGGCCGCACGGAGAAGTCTCTCAAAGAAACCGCCGCGGAGATCTCTCTGGCGGGAACGGAGTGCCACTACTTCCTTTGCGACGTGGCCAATCGGGAGGAGGTTTACAAGCAAGCCAAGGTTGTTCGAGAAAAG GTGGGAGATGTTACGATATTAGTGAACAACGCAGCTGTGGTCCACGGCAAAAGTCTGATGGATAGCGACGACGACGCCTTGCTGAAATCGCAGCACATCAACACCTTGGGACAGTTTTGG ACCACAAAGGCCTTTCTGCCTCGGATGCTGGAGCTTCAGCACGGTCACGTCGTGTGCATCAACTCCATCCTGTCCCAGTCGCCTATTCCTGGCGCCATAGACTACTGCACCTCCAAGGCCTCGTCGCTGGCCTTCATGGAGAGCTTGACGCTGGGCCTGCTGGACTGTCCCGGCGTTGGGTGCACCACGGTTCTTCCCTTCCACACCAACACCGAAATGTTCCAGGGCATGAGAGTCAG ATTCCCTCAGCTGTTTCCACCTCTTAAACCGGAGGTGGTCGCCCAAAAGACTGTGGACGCGGTCCGTGCGGATGTGGCTTTTCTCTACCTGCCTTGGACCATGCATGCACTCGTCGTTCTCAAAAG CTTCATGCCACAGGTTGCACTTGAAGAAATCCACAAGTTTACGGGGAGTTATACCTGCATGAACACGTTCAAAGGACGGACATGA
- the dhrs3b gene encoding short-chain dehydrogenase/reductase 3b isoform X1, protein MELRSACRVLLFPVQMLLCVLRSAVSRLVPSRRKQLADEVVLITGGGRGIGRHLAKEFAKQGARKVILWGRTEKSLKETAAEISLAGTECHYFLCDVANREEVYKQAKVVREKVGDVTILVNNAAVVHGKSLMDSDDDALLKSQHINTLGQFWTTKAFLPRMLELQHGHVVCINSILSQSPIPGAIDYCTSKASSLAFMESLTLGLLDCPGVGCTTVLPFHTNTEMFQGMRVRFPQLFPPLKPEVVAQKTVDAVRADVAFLYLPWTMHALVVLKSFMPQVALEEIHKFTGSYTCMNTFKGRT, encoded by the exons ATGGAGCTGAGGAGCGCGTGTCGGGTTCTCCTCTTCCCGGTCCAAATGCTCTTGTGCGTGCTGCGCTCGGCGGTGTCGCGGCTGGTGCCGAGCAGGCGGAAGCAGCTGGCCGACGAGGTGGTGTTGATCACGGGAGGGGGACGCGGCATCGGACGCCACCTGGCCAAGGAGTTCGCCAAGCAGGGCGCCAGGAAG GTGATCCTGTGGGGCCGCACGGAGAAGTCTCTCAAAGAAACCGCCGCGGAGATCTCTCTGGCGGGAACGGAGTGCCACTACTTCCTTTGCGACGTGGCCAATCGGGAGGAGGTTTACAAGCAAGCCAAGGTTGTTCGAGAAAAG GTGGGAGATGTTACGATATTAGTGAACAACGCAGCTGTGGTCCACGGCAAAAGTCTGATGGATAGCGACGACGACGCCTTGCTGAAATCGCAGCACATCAACACCTTGGGACAGTTTTGG ACCACAAAGGCCTTTCTGCCTCGGATGCTGGAGCTTCAGCACGGTCACGTCGTGTGCATCAACTCCATCCTGTCCCAGTCGCCTATTCCTGGCGCCATAGACTACTGCACCTCCAAGGCCTCGTCGCTGGCCTTCATGGAGAGCTTGACGCTGGGCCTGCTGGACTGTCCCGGCGTTGGGTGCACCACGGTTCTTCCCTTCCACACCAACACCGAAATGTTCCAGGGCATGAGAGTCAG ATTCCCTCAGCTGTTTCCACCTCTTAAACCGGAGGTGGTCGCCCAAAAGACTGTGGACGCGGTCCGTGCGGATGTGGCTTTTCTCTACCTGCCTTGGACCATGCATGCACTCGTCGTTCTCAAAAG CTTCATGCCACAGGTTGCACTTGAAGAAATCCACAAGTTTACGGGGAGTTATACCTGCATGAACACGTTCAAAGGACGGACATGA